The genomic DNA TTTGGTTTTGGGAGCGTAATCGCCGAGGGTCTCGAGGATCGTGGAGAGTTGGCGGATCGGGATGTCTTCGCGAAGCAGCATCTGCAGCACCTGCTGCACCTCGGCCAGCTTCATCACGCCGGGGACCAATTCGTCGACAACCGTCGGAGCCGTCTTTTGCAATTCGTCGATCAGGTGTTTGGTCGCATCGCGCGACAGCAGTTCTTCGGCGTGTCGCTTGGCGATCATCTTTAGATGCGTCGTGATCACGCTGCCCGGTTCGGCGATTCGATATCCGTAGATCATCGCTTGTTCGCGCCGCGTTGGATCGATCCAGACCGCGGGCTGGTTGTACATCGGGTCGCGCGTCTGTTGCCCTTCGATCGCTCCGGTCGTCATCCCTTGGTCCATCGCCAGCAGATGCCCGGGTTGGACCATTCCATTGGCGACCGGATTTCCGGCGATGCGAATCTCGTATTTGTAGTCGGGCATGTTGCGATTGTCGCGAACGCGGACCTTCGGCAGGATGATGCCGATGTCCGACGCGATCTGGTTGCGGATGCCACTGATCCGCTCCATCAAGTCGCCTCCCTTGGCGGGGCTGGCCAGCGGGATCAGTTCCAGGCCCAGATTGACCTCCATCGGATCGATCGCCAGTCGATCTTCGACGCGCGGTTCTTCGGGAGCCGCTTTGGCGGCGGCTTCGTCGGCCGATTGCTGCTGTTGGCGATTCTCTTTATCGATCGCCGAGCGGTTCATGACGACGGCTAGTCCGATACATCCGAGCCCGATCGTGGCCATCGGCAGGGTCGGCAGATTGGTCATCAACATGATGAACAAGAACGCGCCGGCGACTGTTAAAACGCGGGGATTACTGAACAGCTGGGTCAGGAATTCGACCGGCAGATTCGATTTTTGTGTGCTTCGCGTGACCAACAACGCCGCGGCCAACGAGATCAGCAGCGCGGGAACTTGGCTGACCAGACCATCGCCGATCGTCAATTTGGTAAAGAGCGCCGCCGCATCCGACAGGCTCATTCCCGCCTGCACGATACCGACATACAGACCGCCGATCACGTTGATTACGGTGATGATAATACCGGCGATCGCATCGCCGCGGACGAACTTATTGGCACCGTCCATCGCACCGTAGAAATCGGCTTGGTTGGTGACATCCAGCCGCCGTTGTTGAGCTTCTTTTTCGTCGATGATCCCCGCACTCAGATCGGCGTCGATCGCCATCTGTTTACCTGGCATCCCGTCCAATGCAAAACGGGCGGCAACTTCACTGATCCGGGTCGAACCCTTGGTGATCACGACAAATTGGATCACGACGATGATCACAAAGATGATCAACCCGACCTCGACCCGGTCACCCGAGACAAACTCGCCAAAACTCTGGATCACGCCGCCAGCGGCTTCCATCTGCCGATCCCCGGCTCCGGTCAAAATTAACCGAGTGGTGGCAACGTTTAGCACCAAGCGAGCTAATGTTGTGGCCAACAGGAGGGATGGGAAGACACTGAACTCCAGCGGACTGGGGACATAGACGGTGGTCAGCAGGACGATCACCGCGATCGTGATGTTCGCCGACAGCAAGATATCCATCAGCCCCGGCGGCAGCGGAACCAAAATAACTACCAAAGAGCCAATGATGCCCAGAGGTAGGATGAGGTCTCGGTAGCGAAGCAGCAGGTTCATGAATCGATTGATCGCAAACTTGGGTTCTATCGATGCCCCATTGGACTGGACTAGGAATTTTCCTAGTCGAATGACAGTCGCAAGGCGGCAGGAGAGTAGCCAATCGCTTGCCTAGGGTCCAGATCGTTTGTGATGGATTCGCGCAAGTCACATTCAGCAATCGGCTTACGTGTACCGGGATGAGGTGACGACAGCGAGGCGGCAAAACAGTTCCGAAAAAAATACGGTTTTGTTGTCGCTATTTCGTCGCTGAACGCATTAGTGGGATAGAAGACGAAACTTTTTAGTTGCACGCAGCCCTATCGGGGGGCGTGGTTTTACCAGGTTGTTTCATGTCCGCACGAATTAATTCATTGCCGATACGCCCTGAACGCGTCATGTCCGAACGGAAGCAGCGGGTGGCCCAGGCCTACCTTGAATCCCTCTACACGGGGGATGACACCGCCAGTTTCCCCGAGCGTGAGCGGGAATCGACAGTCGCAGTTCCAAGGAACCTCGCCGACGAAAAGATCTTCGACGGACCCGAGCTGCCGATCCTGGGAGCGGGTGAGCGCTTCGGCCCCTTCATGATCAAGGGGCTGTTGGGCAGCGGCGGAGTCGCCAATGTCTATCGAGCAAGCGATCGGATGGACGCAGACGTTGCGATCAAAGTGCCGCGCATCGCCAGTCCGTGGATCAACGACCTGATCGGCCGCGAGTTTCGATTGACGCGGTCGATCGCCGATCGTGGCGTGGTCGAAGTCCAGGGACTATATAACGTCGACAACATCCACGTGATCTCGCAGGAATTGATCGATGGGACGTCGATCGATAAGTGGGTTCGTCAGGGAATCCCGACGGGACAACTGCCATCGTTGGATCGCGTTTATTCGGCGATCGCTCAACTGGCTCAAGCTCTCGACAGCTTGCACAAACAAAACTATGTCCACCGCGACATCAAACCGAACAACGTTTTGGTCGACGGTTCAGGCCGGGTGAAGCTTATCGATTTTGGTTTGGCCACGCGGATCCGAACGCTCGGCAATTGGAGCAATCCCGAATTCCAATTGGGAACCTTTCGGTATCTCGCTCCCGAGATCGCACTGAGCTGCTGTCAAACGACAGCGTCGGATATCTACAGTTTCGGACGCGTCCTGTTTTATCTGTTGGCGGGCCGTTTGCCTTGCCTGGATCTGCCGTTGCAACCCGATTGGTCCGACGCGCGAATTGCGTCGCAGTTGAATCAGCAGTTGCCTTGTGGAACGCCGAGCGATCTGGTCAACCTTTGCATTGGAACCAATGCGTTTGATCCCGATCAACGTCCGTCGGCCGAGGAGATCACCGATTACTTGCAGTCAGCAACTTCCAAGCGAAAGCGGCGGCAAGCGGCGACCGCGGAATGCTTGCAAACCAAGCTGCGTCAAACGGTCAAAGCGAACTCCGCCGAAAGCGGTTTGGTCGTGCTGGCTCTCGAAGAGACCCAACAGGCATTTTTGGGCGACACCATGGATGCGCTCTCCGGAGACGACAACTATCTGGTGCTTAAAGGGCAGACTTGCGCCGGAGAGAATCTCCCATATCGGGCGATCAACCCTATCGTAAGCGAACTGGGACAGTGGTTGCAGAACTTGGATCCCTGCTTGCGTCGCGCATGGCCGCTGATGCCCGATTCCCCCGCAATCGCCGACTGGCCCATTTTGGGACTGCTCGCTTCTTCACACACGCGCTTCGCTCAGGCCACCTCTCTCAACGGGGCGAGAGAGACTGGCCTGAGCGATTTAGCGTGGCTGTTCCAAACGCTGGCCGAAGATCGCACGATCGTGCTGTGTATCGAACACCTGCAGCATGCCGACGGAGCCAGTTGGCAGTTCCTGCGACAGCTGCAAACCGTCGCTGAAAAACACCGCGTGCTGATCTTTGCATCGGTCGACGCCAACGACGCGGTGGCGATGAAGCAGGTTCAATCGATGGTGTCGGCGGACAACATCCACGCGATCTAACGCGATCTGTCCGAGTTGCGTTCGGCCGATTGTTTGCGGCCGACCGACTGTTGAGTTCGACCGACAGTTAAGTTCGACCGACGATGGTATGTCGGTCGATTGGCAGAGTGCAGATCCTGTCGCTAAGCGACCTAAGATCGCTGCAACATTCTCTGGCGTGGCGATGCCGGCTTCGCCATCGGGGATCCAGAATCCGGATCCGCGAGCATCGATTAGTTGTTGCTGGCTAGATACAGTCGGCTGTTTCTCAGCAGCGAACCTTTTTCGAAGTCGATGTTTTTCAACGCGACGGCGTATTCGGTCTTCGCGGTGAAGTAGCTTGTTTGGGCGTCGCTGAGTCGACGTTGGGCATCCAACAGTTGTTCCAGATTGACCGGCAGCCCTGCCCTTCGGTTGGCTTCGAGCGTTTCGACGGCATCGGCTGCGGCGAGGAAGCGGTTCATGTTGGTCTGCGTTTGCTGAAACGCGCGATCCGCTTCGGCAACCATGGCTGCCAAGTCATGGGTCACGCGCCGCGATTGTTCGGTGAGGATCGCTTGTTCGCGGGCCAGTTGCAGCTTTGCATTTTGCACCGCCGCGTGCGCCTGGCGGAATCCGACCGGCAGCGACAGTTCAAAACCGGCTTCCCATTCCTGGAAGTCGCCGCTGCCGAGATCGCGGAACGCGGAATCGTTGCCGATCCAGTTCTTGTCGAGTCCGCGATAGCGATAGCGGCCGATCATATCTAATTGTGGCAACAGGAAGTTTTTCGCAGCGAGCAGTTCCAATCGGCGTCGTTCGACAACCAACCGCTGCTTTCTGAGTTCCACGCGCTGGCGAAGCGCTTCGGCGGCGATCGAATCCCAATCGAAGCGAATCGGTGCGGCGACCGGTTCATCGCTGGGCCGCAGCAATTGTTCGCCACGTTGCGGCAGACCGATCATCAACCGCAACTTCCGTTCGGCGGCTTGCACACCGCCGACACCGGCGAATACACCGCCTTGGGTTCCGCTGCCCGATTCGGTCCGCTGCGTCGCTTTGCCAGCAATCGCATCTTCTAGTTCCGATTGGAAACGATAGTACTGCTCGCGAGCAAGTGCTTCGGCAGCACCGGATCGCCGGTTGGCAACCTTCTGCGCTTCGTAGTTCAACCACGTTTCGCGACTCTTCTCCAACGCAAAGTGTTTGGCGTCGAAGTCGCGGTAGGCGAAGTAGAGATCCCAATACGCGTTGGTCACATCGCTAACAAAACGACGCAACGCGAGTTCGAATTCCATGTCGTTGATGTCGCTGTTGACCTTCGCGATCAAGATCCCGTTATAGACACCGGGCCCGCCGCCGGGGCCGGCGATGCGATTGAAAGTCAATCCGCCGCCTTGCAACAAGGGCTGCCTGATCTCGCCCTCGAGTTGTTGTTGCCAAGCGCTGGGAGTGATGTTGCCGGTCGCGTTGTTGGCGTCGTAGTCGGTGATGCTGCGAAGCGCGAATTCGGCTCCCGTCGCACTTCGCTTGCTCAATTGAGCGATGTAGTCGTGGCGATCCTGAATGAAGACGTTTGATCCGCCGCCGAAGAAGCGGTTGTTGAAACGGCGGTCGTTGTTCTGGAACGTGGCCAGTACATCCAGTTGTGCGTCGAACGCACTCAACGCTCCCTCGATTCCAAACCGTGGATCGGTCTGCTGCAACGGGCGACTTTGTTCTGTCACGACGAGATCGGGAGACCGCATGATCGTGGCTCCCAGTTCTCGCATCACTTGCGTGCTGGAGAGGGCCGTCGACAACGCTTCTTCCAGCGTTATCTCCCAATATTGGATCTCGTTGCCCGACTTAAAGTCTTCCAACGTCAACGGACGCGTATCCGCTGTGTGCTCGATGCTACCAGCATTTCCGGTGTCGACACGACACATCACTGCATCGACATCGGTCGTGTCGTGGCATATCGTTTGGGACGCTTGATGATACGTGCGACAACCGGCGGCGGTTAGAGCCAGCATCGCAATCGCCCACGCCCACACCAGGATCTGCTGGTCCGCTCGCTGTCGGTGCGATTGTGTGATGCAGGTTTGGTGGTGCTCAACCATGGTGCAACCAAATGCCCAACTGGGGTGCCAACGGAAAATACAACGTCGCTCATCTCCATTGGTCGTTCCGATGGCAGTATCAAATCCATTCGAACCGCTGCGATTCGCACAACCGGTCCGAGTTCGGGGCTGCACCAATGGTGCAATCGGACTAATCGGTCGATTCGCGGCAATCGGCAAAGTTTGCCAACTCGGTCGACTAGGCCGCCGGCTGTGTAATCGATAGTCCCGATGTATCGGCTGTATCGTTGGAGTGATCCAAATCGAAGCGGTTTTATCGCCGCCATCGCCAAGGCCTGCCGATCGCTTGATAGCATGAAGGCTTGGGAAACTTCTTTATGCATGATTTCAAGACAACCGATGATCTGCTGCCGCATCCGCATGTGGAGCGTTTCTTTGCGCAGGTCGATCGAATCTGTGCCGCCGGCGATGACGCGCCACCGTTGTTTCCCGATTTGATCGATCGCTTGATAGCCGATGGGATCGTGGCGTCCGCTGCCTTTTGGTGCTGCGAGCTGGGGCAGACCACTTTGTCGGCGCGGTCGCCCGCTTGGCAGCTTCCGCTGCCCCATCCATTGCCCGATCTCTTGTCGCAAACCGCGGTAGGAGCGGCGGCGTCGATCGTACTGAACGCACCCGATGCCAGCGAAACCGCGACCGCTGGCCAACGCATCGCGACCGTTTATCGTGGCGGTTCCGAAGCGTTGTTGATTCTCGATGCGATGGTTCAGCCGGCGGCGTCACCGGCCGCGCTGCGGCAGCGTCAGGAATTGCTCGAAGGTTTTGCAGAGCTGGCGGGCAACCGCTGGGTTCGGGATCGCTTTGAAGCGTTGTCGCTTCGCCGCGACCCGCGCGATCCCCGGCAAGCGATGCTCGATCTCGTTGTCGACGAATCCAAGTCGATCGACGAAGCGACGCGTGAGCTAGCGAATCTGCTGTTAAATGCGACCGATGTCGATCGCGTCAGCTTGCTGCAATACCAAGCGGGCGCGACCCGTTTGCTGGCGTTGGCTCCGGCGGGAAAGATCGATCGCCGATCCGTATTGGTCCGTCAACTGACGTCGCTCGTGACGCAAGTCGCCGCCGGTGACGGGACCCTCGCCTATTCGATGGGTTTGCCATCGGACGACGCCCCGCAGGAAAGCTTGCTGCAATTCATCGACGAAGCGGAGAGTCGGCAGGTTGAAGTTCAGATGGATCAGTCGCGGTTGCAAGCCAATCCGACGGCGATCGTTCTGGAACGTTTCACCGTCGATCCGGCGTCGATGTCGCGCGATCGCGGGCTGGCATTGCAGGCGTTGCCCGTTCTGCGGCATTTGCTCGACCAGCACAACAGCGGTTTCCGGCGGCTGCTGAATCGAGTTCGCCACGCGTCGCCGGCGCGAAACGCAGCGATCGCCTCGCTTGTCGGCGTGGTGATGTTGCTGGCATTGCTGTGCATCCCTAGCGACTTCTGGATTCCCGTCGATGGCCATCTGCATCCGGTCGCCTCGCGAGGTGTGTTTGCGCCCGGGGAAGGTGTGATCGACAGCTTATACGTCGTCGATGGAGCCGTTGTTGCCGAGGGAGACAAGTTGTTGTCGATCCGTGATCCTCAGTTGGAACTGCGCGGTAGCGAATTGGACGGACAGATCGCAACGCTAAAGTCGCAGCTGGCGTCGGCTCAGGCAGCTCGCGGGCAAGGCGTCCGCGATGCGTCGCGCACTCGCAGCGGCGATCTTTCGGCGCAAGAACAAGATCTGGAGATGCAGTTGGCTGGGCTGCAGCGGCAACGCGAGTTGGTCTCGAAACATCGGCAGCAGCTGGACGTCGCAAGTCCTTTGGCCGGCACGGTGCAACGCTGGGATATGGAGCGTGAGTTGCGAGATCGGCCGGTCGCGCATGGGCAACATTTGTTGGACGTGATCGACGCCGATTCAGCTTGGGAATTGCGGTTGGATGTTCCCGATCATTTGATCGGTTACGTACTTGCTGCTCCACAAGACGATCCGTTGCCGGTCGAGTTTCGGATTCGCAGCGCACCGCAAGACGTCATGCCCGCTGTCGTGCGGCAGATCGCGGAATCATCACAGGTCGATGCACAGGGGCAGACGAGTGTCTTGGTCGCCGCTGGAATCGGTGACGAAGCGTTGCACGATCCACGGATTGGTGCGGGAGTGGTCGCGAGGATCTATTGCGGACGACGTTCGTTGGCGTTTGTCTGGTTTCGCGAGCTGATCGAATTTTGTCAACGCAGTTTCTACTTTTAACGGAGACGATCGCAATGGTCTCATTTCATCGACGCTATCTGTGCAGCGTTTGTTTGGCTCTGCTCGGGGCGTCGACACTCCCGGCGGGCGATCCGCTGGTGTTGCAGCGTGTGTTTGTCAAACGGATCGCCGACGTCGAACTCGCCGCTCCCAAAGCGGGTCTGCTGGCCAAGGTCTCCGTTGCCGAAGGGGCTTCGGTTTCCAAGGACCAGCCGCTGGCGAAGCTGGATGATCGGAACGCTCAAATCGATCTGCAGCGCGCGAAGATCGAATACGAAGTGGCGGTGCAGGAACTCAGCGATCGAGCGGAGATCGAATTGGCGCAGAAGCGACTCGAAGCCGCTGAGCAAGCGCGAAAGCAATTTGCGATTGAAAACGATGCCGCGCATCGGCTTGCCGAAAATCGGTTAGCTGTCCAAGCGACGGAGAAGTCGGCAGCGGTTGCAAAAAATGAACTCGATCGCGCACAACACGCTCGCAACGAGTTTGCCGATAGTGTTTCCGAATCGGAGATCGAAGGTTTGGCACTCACTTATCAGCAGGCGGAACTCGAGTCGCAGCAGGCAGAGTTTCAACGCCAACAGGATCTGCTGGCTGCTAACGCGTCGGACGAAGCGCTGCTGTCGCATCGTTTGGCGGCGGAGCAGGCGTCGATCGAATTGCAGCAAACCAAGACCGATCTGCAACTGGCGCGATTGAACGCGGACCTCTATCAAAATGCGCTCGATGCGGCGCAGCTGCAACTGGCTCAGCATCAGGTGCAGGCTCCGTTCGACGGTGTTGTGGTCGAACTGTATCGGCAGCAGGGGGAATGGGTGAAGCCGGGCGATCCGATCGTGCGGGTGCTGCGCTTGGATCGGTTGCGTGTCGAAGGCTTTCTGCCGACCCACTTGCTGCGGAGCGATCTGGTTGGTTCGCCAGCCGAGATTCACGTCGTTGGATTTGCCAAACAGTCGCTGGTCTTTCAAGGAGAGGTTTCGTTTGTCTCGCCCGAAGTCGACGCGGTGAACAACGAGGTTGCGATCTGGGCAGAATTTGATAATCCCGAACTGCTGGCCTGGCCGGGAATGCAAGGGACGCTCACGATCCACTTGCCCTTGCCCGATACCGCAGGCAAATCGCCACAATCGGATACTGAAGAGACACCGCAGCAGTGAGCCAATCGATGAATCAAGTTGCGTTTCCACAACCGCTGGCGTCAACGCCGCGGTTGGTGCTGCGCAACGATTTGATTCACCGTCGCTTGCAGATGGGCGACCGCACGCTATGGGTGACCAAAGATCCGATCGCGGGCGATTTCTTCTATTTCAGCGAACGCGAATACACGCTGCTGTCCGCGTTGGATGGTCGATCACCCGACGCGATCGCCGCCGATTATCGGCGGCATCACGGCAACGATGTCTTATCGCCCGATGGTCTGGTTGCGTTTCTGGCGGAGGTCCAACGCAGCGGTTTGTTGCGTGGGACGACCACCACGCCGGAAAGCGAACCGCCGGCCGCGGCGCGTTCGCAAGGTGGATTTGGCGGGGGGCTGATGTCGCCGTTGGCGATCCGTCTGCCCGGCGTTAATCCCGACAGGTTGTTGGATTTTATCGAACCGAAAACTCGCTGGATCTTCGCCCCGCTGACGCTTTGGCTGGCAGTGCTTTGGATGGTTTTGGGGGCGGTGATCGTCGGTTTGCGAGCGGAAACGTTTTTTCTCGAGCTTCGTCAATCGCAGGCCTGGGCCTCGGCAGGGATGATGGGAGTTGTGATCGTGGTGATCGCGCTCACGAAGATCGTGCACGAACTGGCCCACGCGGTGACGTGCCGGCGCTACGGCGGTTCGTGCACCGAGATCGGGCTGATGTTTTTGGTCATGATTCCCTGTTTGTACTGCGACGTTTCCAACGCTTGGCTGCAACCGCGACGAAGCCGAAGGATCGCGGTCTCGGCGGCAGGAATGTTCGCGGAACTTTGGATCGCCGCAACCGCGGCGGTGTTGTGGTCGATCACGATCGACGGCCCGCTGCACTGGACCTGTTTGTCGATCGTTGTGGTCTGCAGCGTCAGTACGCTGTTGTTTAATGGCAATCCGCTGATGCGATACGATGGCTATTACAT from Rosistilla oblonga includes the following:
- the flhA gene encoding flagellar biosynthesis protein FlhA; the encoded protein is MNLLLRYRDLILPLGIIGSLVVILVPLPPGLMDILLSANITIAVIVLLTTVYVPSPLEFSVFPSLLLATTLARLVLNVATTRLILTGAGDRQMEAAGGVIQSFGEFVSGDRVEVGLIIFVIIVVIQFVVITKGSTRISEVAARFALDGMPGKQMAIDADLSAGIIDEKEAQQRRLDVTNQADFYGAMDGANKFVRGDAIAGIIITVINVIGGLYVGIVQAGMSLSDAAALFTKLTIGDGLVSQVPALLISLAAALLVTRSTQKSNLPVEFLTQLFSNPRVLTVAGAFLFIMLMTNLPTLPMATIGLGCIGLAVVMNRSAIDKENRQQQQSADEAAAKAAPEEPRVEDRLAIDPMEVNLGLELIPLASPAKGGDLMERISGIRNQIASDIGIILPKVRVRDNRNMPDYKYEIRIAGNPVANGMVQPGHLLAMDQGMTTGAIEGQQTRDPMYNQPAVWIDPTRREQAMIYGYRIAEPGSVITTHLKMIAKRHAEELLSRDATKHLIDELQKTAPTVVDELVPGVMKLAEVQQVLQMLLREDIPIRQLSTILETLGDYAPKTKDPVWLTEYVRHRLARTISTRYRDEHSRLHVVTMDPALEDRIAAGIEHNDRGLFIRMSPAAVDVTCNRLGEELKKLTAAGHPPVVLVSPRIRPGLKQLTNSSLPRIHILSYNEITQDTAIESIGLVTDPPAKEKPTDPKAQG
- a CDS encoding serine/threonine-protein kinase, whose protein sequence is MSERKQRVAQAYLESLYTGDDTASFPERERESTVAVPRNLADEKIFDGPELPILGAGERFGPFMIKGLLGSGGVANVYRASDRMDADVAIKVPRIASPWINDLIGREFRLTRSIADRGVVEVQGLYNVDNIHVISQELIDGTSIDKWVRQGIPTGQLPSLDRVYSAIAQLAQALDSLHKQNYVHRDIKPNNVLVDGSGRVKLIDFGLATRIRTLGNWSNPEFQLGTFRYLAPEIALSCCQTTASDIYSFGRVLFYLLAGRLPCLDLPLQPDWSDARIASQLNQQLPCGTPSDLVNLCIGTNAFDPDQRPSAEEITDYLQSATSKRKRRQAATAECLQTKLRQTVKANSAESGLVVLALEETQQAFLGDTMDALSGDDNYLVLKGQTCAGENLPYRAINPIVSELGQWLQNLDPCLRRAWPLMPDSPAIADWPILGLLASSHTRFAQATSLNGARETGLSDLAWLFQTLAEDRTIVLCIEHLQHADGASWQFLRQLQTVAEKHRVLIFASVDANDAVAMKQVQSMVSADNIHAI
- a CDS encoding TolC family protein; this translates as MVEHHQTCITQSHRQRADQQILVWAWAIAMLALTAAGCRTYHQASQTICHDTTDVDAVMCRVDTGNAGSIEHTADTRPLTLEDFKSGNEIQYWEITLEEALSTALSSTQVMRELGATIMRSPDLVVTEQSRPLQQTDPRFGIEGALSAFDAQLDVLATFQNNDRRFNNRFFGGGSNVFIQDRHDYIAQLSKRSATGAEFALRSITDYDANNATGNITPSAWQQQLEGEIRQPLLQGGGLTFNRIAGPGGGPGVYNGILIAKVNSDINDMEFELALRRFVSDVTNAYWDLYFAYRDFDAKHFALEKSRETWLNYEAQKVANRRSGAAEALAREQYYRFQSELEDAIAGKATQRTESGSGTQGGVFAGVGGVQAAERKLRLMIGLPQRGEQLLRPSDEPVAAPIRFDWDSIAAEALRQRVELRKQRLVVERRRLELLAAKNFLLPQLDMIGRYRYRGLDKNWIGNDSAFRDLGSGDFQEWEAGFELSLPVGFRQAHAAVQNAKLQLAREQAILTEQSRRVTHDLAAMVAEADRAFQQTQTNMNRFLAAADAVETLEANRRAGLPVNLEQLLDAQRRLSDAQTSYFTAKTEYAVALKNIDFEKGSLLRNSRLYLASNN
- a CDS encoding biotin/lipoyl-binding protein gives rise to the protein MHDFKTTDDLLPHPHVERFFAQVDRICAAGDDAPPLFPDLIDRLIADGIVASAAFWCCELGQTTLSARSPAWQLPLPHPLPDLLSQTAVGAAASIVLNAPDASETATAGQRIATVYRGGSEALLILDAMVQPAASPAALRQRQELLEGFAELAGNRWVRDRFEALSLRRDPRDPRQAMLDLVVDESKSIDEATRELANLLLNATDVDRVSLLQYQAGATRLLALAPAGKIDRRSVLVRQLTSLVTQVAAGDGTLAYSMGLPSDDAPQESLLQFIDEAESRQVEVQMDQSRLQANPTAIVLERFTVDPASMSRDRGLALQALPVLRHLLDQHNSGFRRLLNRVRHASPARNAAIASLVGVVMLLALLCIPSDFWIPVDGHLHPVASRGVFAPGEGVIDSLYVVDGAVVAEGDKLLSIRDPQLELRGSELDGQIATLKSQLASAQAARGQGVRDASRTRSGDLSAQEQDLEMQLAGLQRQRELVSKHRQQLDVASPLAGTVQRWDMERELRDRPVAHGQHLLDVIDADSAWELRLDVPDHLIGYVLAAPQDDPLPVEFRIRSAPQDVMPAVVRQIAESSQVDAQGQTSVLVAAGIGDEALHDPRIGAGVVARIYCGRRSLAFVWFRELIEFCQRSFYF
- a CDS encoding HlyD family secretion protein, translating into MVSFHRRYLCSVCLALLGASTLPAGDPLVLQRVFVKRIADVELAAPKAGLLAKVSVAEGASVSKDQPLAKLDDRNAQIDLQRAKIEYEVAVQELSDRAEIELAQKRLEAAEQARKQFAIENDAAHRLAENRLAVQATEKSAAVAKNELDRAQHARNEFADSVSESEIEGLALTYQQAELESQQAEFQRQQDLLAANASDEALLSHRLAAEQASIELQQTKTDLQLARLNADLYQNALDAAQLQLAQHQVQAPFDGVVVELYRQQGEWVKPGDPIVRVLRLDRLRVEGFLPTHLLRSDLVGSPAEIHVVGFAKQSLVFQGEVSFVSPEVDAVNNEVAIWAEFDNPELLAWPGMQGTLTIHLPLPDTAGKSPQSDTEETPQQ